A single window of Candidatus Lernaella stagnicola DNA harbors:
- a CDS encoding phage virion morphogenesis protein, translating to MADDGFRWTHNDLALELTAMRRRLNDPSDALAAIGEIMIASVQKTVEMGGRPDKYQPLSLATLIARAGGTSRAGTKKGRKKMAGAQPLLDSGRLIMQSLTAHVGNWEVAWGSNIVYAAIQQFGGMAGRGRKVRIPARPYIQEPFAEDWEEIEEVLVEWAFGGAQ from the coding sequence GTGGCCGACGACGGTTTCCGCTGGACACACAACGACCTCGCGTTGGAACTCACCGCGATGCGCCGGCGTTTGAATGATCCCTCCGACGCCCTCGCCGCGATCGGCGAAATCATGATCGCGTCGGTGCAAAAAACCGTCGAGATGGGCGGGCGGCCGGATAAATATCAGCCGTTGTCGTTAGCCACATTGATCGCCCGCGCCGGCGGCACCAGCCGCGCGGGTACGAAAAAGGGCCGCAAAAAAATGGCCGGCGCGCAGCCGCTGCTCGATTCCGGCCGGCTGATTATGCAGTCGCTCACCGCCCACGTCGGCAACTGGGAAGTCGCCTGGGGCAGCAACATCGTCTACGCGGCAATTCAACAGTTCGGCGGCATGGCGGGCCGCGGCCGCAAGGTCCGGATACCCGCCCGCCCATACATCCAAGAGCCCTTCGCCGAGGACTGGGAAGAAATTGAAGAGGTCCTCGTCGAGTGGGCATTCGGAGGCGCGCAGTGA
- a CDS encoding DUF1320 family protein, whose product MASLTSDEFRERCVAADLDATLGDLDDDDQDTWIEQAIASADADLEGYAAGRYPTPLTATEQVKGLAHQLAWFTLCRRKNWNYGEQEREDEKQLRRKLERISERKFILTGQGANKTADEMTSIRETDPSARTTGRARKLTRDTMEGM is encoded by the coding sequence ATGGCCAGCCTAACGAGCGACGAATTCCGCGAACGCTGCGTCGCGGCCGATCTGGACGCGACGCTCGGCGATTTAGACGACGACGACCAGGACACCTGGATCGAACAGGCAATCGCGAGCGCCGACGCCGATTTGGAAGGGTACGCCGCCGGCCGCTACCCGACGCCGCTGACCGCGACGGAGCAGGTCAAAGGCCTGGCGCATCAACTCGCGTGGTTCACGCTTTGCCGTCGCAAAAACTGGAACTACGGCGAGCAGGAGCGGGAAGACGAGAAGCAATTGCGGCGCAAGCTGGAACGAATCAGCGAGCGCAAATTCATCCTCACCGGGCAGGGGGCGAACAAAACCGCCGACGAGATGACGAGCATCCGTGAGACCGACCCGTCGGCCCGCACCACCGGCCGAGCCCGCAAACTTACGCGCGACACGATGGAGGGCATGTAG
- a CDS encoding Mu-like prophage major head subunit gpT family protein — protein sequence MLLNAVTYRATERTLRAAYMKALQELPTEHLAFFEDIPVTTDTITYKMIVRKSKVTEWIGDRTKQNLEAFILTRRLRLWDDSVAVDMGDILFDRLGQVAAAMADLADDYVEHQFDALCSLLADGHGSEAAYLGYDETSFFSAAHPIDTGIVSGGTQQNYWSDLDLSATNIVTVRAAMRAYKGENGHSMRVHPDTLWITPDLEGTAENIIDKNPLAGGEGNVLYKKFKIVVLDIDGATTLWGLADLSKRMKPFGFPHTKQTVPRWLVKPGEEHAEGLFGFDFYATDMPLWWHLLSKCVHTA from the coding sequence ATGCTGCTCAATGCTGTGACTTATAGGGCGACCGAACGCACGTTGCGCGCCGCGTATATGAAGGCGTTGCAGGAACTGCCGACGGAGCACCTGGCGTTCTTCGAAGACATTCCTGTTACGACCGACACGATCACCTACAAGATGATCGTGCGAAAATCGAAGGTGACCGAATGGATCGGCGACCGCACGAAGCAGAACCTGGAGGCGTTCATTCTGACGCGTCGCCTGAGGTTGTGGGACGACTCGGTTGCGGTGGACATGGGCGACATTCTGTTCGACCGCCTCGGCCAGGTTGCCGCGGCGATGGCGGATTTGGCCGACGACTACGTCGAGCACCAGTTCGACGCGCTGTGCTCGCTCTTGGCTGACGGCCACGGGTCGGAAGCGGCGTACCTTGGCTACGACGAAACGTCGTTCTTCTCCGCGGCTCACCCCATCGACACCGGTATTGTCAGCGGGGGCACGCAGCAGAACTACTGGAGCGACCTCGATTTGTCGGCTACCAACATCGTCACCGTGCGCGCCGCGATGCGGGCGTACAAGGGCGAAAACGGCCACTCCATGCGGGTCCATCCCGACACGTTGTGGATCACGCCGGATTTGGAAGGCACGGCCGAAAACATCATCGACAAGAACCCGCTTGCCGGCGGCGAGGGCAATGTTCTGTACAAGAAGTTCAAGATCGTCGTGCTCGACATTGACGGCGCCACCACTCTGTGGGGGCTCGCCGACCTGTCGAAGCGGATGAAACCGTTCGGGTTTCCGCACACGAAACAAACGGTCCCGCGTTGGCTCGTCAAGCCGGGCGAAGAACACGCCGAAGGCCTGTTCGGGTTCGACTTCTACGCGACCGACATGCCGTTGTGGTGGCACCTGTTATCCAAGTGCGTCCACACCGCCTGA